TCACTAAAAGTTGAATTATAACTAAAATCAGAAATATCACAATCCCAACAACTAAATTCCCACCCACGACAAATGTTCCAAATGTCCGCACAATCCCTACCTCTCCACCCCGTCCGTTGAGAATAAGCCTTGCAGTAGAAACTTCAATCGCTAACCGATACACAGTCGTCACCAATAAAAGAGATGGAAATACAGAAAAATCAGTCACTTTAGATAAGTAACTCACAGATAAAATAACCACAATGGCTAAGGTTAAATTCATAGCGATGGATAAATCAATAAATAATGGTGGTAGTGGAATAACCAGCATTACGATGATACAAAGTATAAATATTGCAATTAATATATCTGCCTGCTGCATCCAGGTTAATCTTGGAACTGCTTGTGCTCTTGATAGAGCCATTTTAATTACTCCTTTTTATCTCATTAATCCGTAAGGTAATCGTTCAGCCACAGAGGCACGGAGTTCACAGAGAATTAAAGAAATTAGTCACTTAAGGACACGAATTAATCTGTGATATTCCCTAAATGTAGTGTGAACCTTTAGGTTCACCTTCTGGCTTGCCAGAAGCGAGGCTAAAACCTCGCACTACAAATCTTTTTGTTGTTCAGAGAAATTCGGATTTATCTCGTTAGATAGTAAAACATCTAACAGGATTCATTCGTGATTATATATTTCCTCTGTGTTCTCTGTGGCTCTGTGGCTATATCCTGAACGGTTAATCCGTAAGCGCTTGTGCAAAATTTACTCACCACGAGACGAGTAACCCTTCCTTCTTTTGATATATTCTTTAAATAGAGGATTAGTAACCTCATAGTTTCCTCTTTCTTTTCTGTTGATATATCCTGATTTTGTCAAAGAGATAACTATTCGATGAATGTTTTGTCTGGATAGACCATAGGTTTCATACGGATTTTCTCCTGAGGCAATTGAGATTAAGACAGCAGTATGTCCTTTTCTACTCATCAAGGAAGACCATAATTCATCAAAATAGACACCTTCCATTGCC
Above is a window of bacterium DNA encoding:
- a CDS encoding FHIPEP family type III secretion protein; the protein is MALSRAQAVPRLTWMQQADILIAIFILCIIVMLVIPLPPLFIDLSIAMNLTLAIVVILSVSYLSKVTDFSVFPSLLLVTTVYRLAIEVSTARLILNGRGGEVGIVRTFGTFVVGGNLVVGIVIFLILVIIQLLV